From one Culex quinquefasciatus strain JHB chromosome 3, VPISU_Cqui_1.0_pri_paternal, whole genome shotgun sequence genomic stretch:
- the LOC6043480 gene encoding bystin: MGKSKAHRIKGLSAPKQSLGDQITEGRVSKKQKSSKFRLRAEEEEFVDAKTSQRILKQARKQQAELNLLGGDSFGPSLSESVALSEGTSKRQKHRLGRAGGDSSDESDEEFREEGDVDGQDFFDDIKINEEDERALEMFQNKNGVKTRTLADIIMDKITEKQTEIQTQFSDNGSLKMEEVDERVREMYEGVRDVLKRYRSGRVPKAFKIIPKLRNWEQILFITEPQNWSAAAMFQATRIFSSGLTQYMAQRFYNLALLPRVRDDLAEYHKLNFYLYRALKKALFKPAAFMKGIILPLLESGDCTLREAIIFGSIISSTTIPVLHTSACLLKICEMEYSGANSIFIRIILDKRYALPYRVVDAVVFHFLRFEQDKRELPTLWHNALLTFAQRYKNDISSEQRDALLQLLKKKSHAKITPEIRRELVAARCRDIEGGDSLVHEADMEYKEDTDYAPMEDAASGPSGKSAKVEDEEMEDDDDEEDDDESDEEEL, translated from the exons TGCCCCGAAGCAGTCCCTGGGCGACCAAATCACCGAAGGCCGGGTGTCCAAGAAGCAAAAGTCGAGCAAGTTTCGGCTGCGCGCCGAGGAGGAAGAGTTTGTCGACGCCAAAACGAGCCAGCGCATCCTGAAGCAGGCCCGGAAGCAGCAAGCGGAGCTGAACCTGCTGGGCGGCGATTCGTTCGGGCCGTCGCTGTCCGAGTCGGTGGCGCTGAGTGAGGGAACCAGCAAGCGGCAGAAGCACCGGCTGGGTCGTGCGGGGGGAGATTCCTCGGACGAGTCGGATGAGGAGTTCCGCGAGGAGGGTGATGTCGACGGGCAAGACTTTTTCGACGACATCAAGATCAACGAGGAGGACGAGCGCGCGCTGGAGATGTTTCAGAACAA GAACGGCGTCAAGACACGCACGCTGGCCGATATCATCATGGACAAAATCACCGAGAAGCAGACGGAAATTCAGACTCAGTTTTCCGACAACGGTTCGCTGAAGATGGAGGAGGTCGACGAACGGGTCCGGGAAATGTACGAAGGCGTTCGGGATGTGCTGAAGCGCTACCGAAGTGGCCGCGTCCCGAAAGCGTTCAAAATCATCCCCAAGCTGCGCAACTGGGAGCAGATCCTGTTCATCACGGAACCGCAAAACTGGAGTGCCGCCGCCATGTTCCAAGCGACGCGGATATTTTCCTCCGGTCTGACCCAGTACATGGCCCAGCGGTTCTACAATCTGGCCCTGCTGCCGCGCGTCCGTGACGACCTGGCCGAGTACCACAAGCTCAACTTCTACCTGTACCGTGCGCTCAAGAAAGCCCTCTTCAAGCCGGCCGCCTTCATGAAGGGCATCATCCTGCCGCTGCTCGAGTCCGGCGATTGCACGCTCCGCGAGGCCATCATCTTCGGCAGCATCATCAGCTCGACGACCATCCCGGTCCTGCACACCTCCGCCTGTTTACTCAAGATTTGCGAAATGGAATACTCGGGCGCCAACTCGATCTTCATCCGGATCATCCTGGACAAGCGGTACGCGCTGCCCTACCGAGTCGTGGACGCGGTCGTCTTTCACTTCCTGCGCTTCGAGCAGGACAAGCGCGAGCTGCCCACGCTGTGGCACAACGCACTGCTCACCTTCGCCCAGCGCTACAAGAACGACATCTCCTCGGAGCAGCGGGACGCGCTGCTGCAGCTTCTGAA GAAAAAGTCCCACGCCAAAATCACGCCGGAGATTCGGCGCGAGCTGGTGGCGGCCCGGTGCCGTGACATCGAGGGTGGCGACAGCCTGGTGCACGAAGCCGACATGGAGTACAAGGAGGACACCGACTATGCGCCGATGGAGGACGCCGCGAGTGGGCCGTCCGGAAAGTCTGCGAAGGTTGAGGATGAGGAAATGGAggatgacgacgacgaagaagatGATGATGAAAGTGATGAGGAAGAGTTGTAG